The following proteins come from a genomic window of Lolium rigidum isolate FL_2022 chromosome 5, APGP_CSIRO_Lrig_0.1, whole genome shotgun sequence:
- the LOC124653486 gene encoding tuliposide A-converting enzyme b3, amyloplastic-like has product MDSGSTEIVVDAGCFRLYKDGHIDRLSGMDTVPAGFDADTGVTSKDVVIDAATGVSVRLYLPAVRTAESGGDIKATAATTKLPIVVDFHGGYFIVGSTGYPAHHRYMNSLACNARVLAVSVDYRLAPEHPLPAAYDDSWTALSWAVSGAADPWLSEHGDLGRVFLAGCSAGGNIAHNMAIAAGLTGLRVEGVILLHPSFSGEVKLDAEAEEYRVSVKIRWAAIFPGARGGLDDPRMNPLAASAPSLRTLPCERMLVCAASEDPRRPRNRAYYEAVKSSGWGGDVEWFESEGKGHGFFIEDHGGREAVELMARVVGFIAGH; this is encoded by the exons ATGGATTCCGGGAGCACCGAGATCGTGGTCGACGCCGGATGCTTCCGGCTATACAAGGACGGCCACATCGACCGTCTGAGCGGTATGGACACCGTGCCCGCCGGcttcgacgccgacaccggcgtcACCTCCAAAGACGTCGTGATCGACGCCGCCACCGGCGTTTCCGTCCGCCTCTACCTACCAGCCGTCCGTACCGCTGAATCCGGAGGCGACATCAAGGCCACCGCGGCGACGACGAAGCTCCCGATCGTCGTCGACTTCCACGGCGGCTACTTCATCGTCGGGTCAACCGGCTATCCTGCCCACCACCGCTACATGAACTCGCTAGCCTGCAACGCGCGGGTCCTGGCTGTCTCCGTCgactaccgcctcgctcccgagcACCCACTCCCGGCGGCCTACGACGACTCCTGGACCGCGCTCAGCTGGGCCGTGTCCGGCGCCGCCGATCCGTGGCTGTCCGAGCACGGCGACCTCGGCCGCGTCTTCCTGGCCGGCTGCAGCGCCGGCGGGAACATAGCCCACAACATGGCCATCGCCGCCGGTCTGACCGGTCTGCGCGTTGAGGGCGTGATCTTGCTCCACCCTTCGTTCAGCGGCGAAGTGAAATTGGACGCGGAGGCAGAGGAATACAGGGTGAGTGTGAAGATAAGGTGGGCGGCCATCTTCCCGGGCGCGAGGGGTGGGCTGGACGACCCGAGGATGAACCCGCTGGCCGCCAGCGCGCCGAGCCTGAGGACGCTGCCGTGCGAGAGGATGCTGGTCTGCGCGGCGTCGGAGGACCCGCGGCGTCCGAGGAACCGGGCGTACTACGAGGCGGTGAAGTCAAGCGGGTGGGGAGGGGACGTGGAGTGGTTCGAGTCGGAAGGCAAAGGGCACGGCTTCTTCATCGAGGACCACGGCGGCCGGGAAGCGGTGGAGCTCATGGCGCGAGTG GTTGGTTTCATCGCCGGCCATTAG
- the LOC124655085 gene encoding NF-kappa-B-activating protein-like yields MSRTGSRLASAVVRLPGRSRVSASPSPRRRSLSPSPSPRRQRRRDRSPVPSRDRRGDRSPVPYRDRRRDRSPSPYRDRRRDRSPSPFRDRRRQWSPYHNDRGRDTDRDRAEPPARRGGGEWSASDDDDEDLKGLTYFEYRCAKRQKLRKNMKRCIWKITPSPPRRDGEADEYRYSDDEEKEKEKKESPKKDSSDKSEGEEKKDSSESESGESDSLSDSSESDYSRKKKKGRKSRHRSSKRSRRAHRSRCRSSDIGSGSDGEDSEGSDDSEDSRDRRRKRSRKHKKSKRRGRSSRRKKSKSLDVPSDGSSEEVEVSGSSPVSMDSKKSDKSSRKKKSKSLDIPSDSEDSIPMDAVANADDKEVENTDEPEIDPEAIKFKEMLEAQKKAALENEMPVGPMPLPRADGHISYGGALRPGEGDAIAQYVQQGKRIPRRGEVGLSADEIQKFEDLGYVMSGSRHQRMNAIRIRKENQVYSAEDKRALAMFNYEEKSKREHKVMADLQRLVSRTIGEETGPSHDPFAATDD; encoded by the coding sequence ATGTCCCGCACGGGGAGCCGCCTCGCCTCCGCCGTCGTGCGCCTCCCCGGCCGCTCCAGGGTCTCCGCCTCgccctcccctcgccgccgctcCCTCTCCCCGtcgccctccccgcgccgccaaCGCCGCCGCGACCGGTCCCCCGTCCCCTCCCGCGACCGCCGCGGCGACCGGTCCCCCGTCCCCtaccgcgaccgccgccgagacaGGTCCCCTAGCCCCTACCGCGACCGGCGGCGCGACCGGTCCCCCAGCCCCttccgtgaccgccgccgccagtGGTCGCCCTACCACAATGACCGCGGCCGGGACACGGACCGGGACCGGGCTGAACCCCCCGCGCGCCGTGGCGGCGGCGAGTGGTccgcctccgacgacgacgacgaggacctcAAGGGGCTCACCTACTTCGAGTACCGCTGCGCCAAGCGCCAGAAGCTCCGCAAGAACATGAAGCGCTGCATCTGGAAGATCACGCCCAGCCCCCCTCGACGCGACGGCGAGGCCGACGAGTACCGttacagcgacgacgaggagaaggagaaggagaagaaggaatCGCCCAAGAAGGACTCGTCTGATAAGAGCGAGGGCGAGGAGAAGAAGGATTCCTCCGAATCTGAGTCTGGTGAGTCTGATAGCCTCTCCGATTCCAGCGAATCGGATTAttctaggaagaagaagaaagggcgtaAGAGTAGACACCGCAGCAGCAAGCGTAGCCGGCGTGCCCATCGTAGCCGCTGCCGCTCGTCTGATATAGGGAGTGGAAGTGACGGCGAGGATTCGGAGGGTTCTGATGATTCGGAGGACTCGAGGGATAGGAGGAGGAAGCGATCACGGAAGCACAAGAAGTCTAAGAGGAGGGGCCGGAGCTCCAGGAGGAAGAAGAGTAAGAGTCTGGATGTACCATCTGATGGAAGCTCTGAGGAGGTGGAGGTTTCAGGCTCTAGCCCTGTCTCGATGGACAGTAAGAAGTCGGACAAgagctcaaggaagaagaagagtaaGAGTCTGGATATACCATCTGATTCCGAAGATTCGATCCCTATGGATGCTGTTGCCAACGCTGATGATAAGGAAGTTGAGAACACAGATGAGCCGGAGATTGACCCAGAGGCAATCAAGTTCAAGGAAATGCTCGAGGCCCAGAAGAAGGCTGCGCTGGAGAATGAGATGCCAGTTGGACCGATGCCACTCCCGCGTGCAGATGGTCATATTAGCTATGGTGGTGCACTCAGACCCGGTGAAGGTGATGCTATTGCACAGTATGTACAGCAGGGGAAGCGTATCCCACGGCGTGGTGAGGTTGGTCTGTCTGCAGATGAGATTCAGAAGTTTGAAGATTTGGGGTATGTGATGAGTGGGAGTAGGCACCAGAGGATGAATGCTATCCGTATCAGGAAAGAAAACCAGGTTTATAGTGCAGAGGATAAGAGGGCGCTGGCCATGTTTAACTATGAGGAGAAGTCCAAGAGAGAGCACAAAGTCATGGCTGATTTGCAGCGCTTGGTTTCCAGAACCATTGGCGAGGAGACAGGACCATCACATGATCCATTTGCTGCTACAGATGACTGA